A single region of the Lycium barbarum isolate Lr01 chromosome 2, ASM1917538v2, whole genome shotgun sequence genome encodes:
- the LOC132626767 gene encoding uncharacterized protein LOC132626767, whose amino-acid sequence MSNKSPIFSIVEPQHFSDYGFDPQIDYFQILEEARKHKIRETARSSIDTLHFKLQKPISKDEYSSKKIKKNSSRKKWWKNALLFFKRSSTNNDNKISDTVNLHRQPTLRGTSISGPVYITESRSGSNTPYRKTNRSTSGPLAGFLTPNRKGDVDVPYVNLREFNMDQQQHNMPIYLVT is encoded by the exons ATGTCAAACAAATCCCCCATTTTCTCCATTGTTGAACCTCAACACTTCAGTGACTATGGCTTCGACCCTCAAATCGATTATTTTCAG ATTTTGGAAGAAGCAAGAAAGCACAAAATCAGAGAAACAGCAAGATCATCCATAGACACATTACATTTCAAGCTACAAAAACCAATCTCAAAAGACGAATACTCTTCAAAAAAGATCAAGAAGAACAGTAGCCGTAAAAAATGGTGGAAAAATGCTCTTCTCTTCTTCAAAAGGAGTAGTACTAATAATGACAACAAAATCTCCGACACCGTTAATCTTCACCGGCAACCTACTTTACGGGGAACATCGATATCTGGGCCTGTATATATTACTGAGAGCAGAAGTGGCTCCAACACACCTTATCGTAAGACTAACCGGTCAACTTCCGGTCCACTTGCCGGATTTTTGACTCCTAACCGAAAAGGTGACGTGGACGTCCCGTATGTTAACCTCAGGGAGTTTAATATGGACCAGCAACAACATAACATGCCAATATATTTGGTCACGTGA